A genomic window from Pyxicephalus adspersus chromosome 2, UCB_Pads_2.0, whole genome shotgun sequence includes:
- the FEM1B gene encoding protein fem-1 homolog B, protein MPLVVSGRTDRKRVSADFLPAAVPGMALEGLSAYVYKAAAEGRVLTLAALLLNRTESEIRTLLGSVTQHGGQRSTPLIIAARNGHSKVVRLLLEHYRVDTQQTGTVRFDGYVIDGATALWCAAGAGHYEVVKLLVSHGANVNHTTVTNSTPLRAACFDGRLDIVRFLVENKANISIANKYDNTCLMIAAYKGHTDVVRYLLEQNADPNARAHCGATALHFAAEAGHLDIVRELVKWKAAMVVNGHGMTPLKVAAESCKAEVVELLLAHSDCDLQSRVESLELLGASFANDRENYNITKTYQYLYLAMLERFRDPDNILNKDVLPPITAYGMRTECRTPRELDAIRHDADALHMEGLIVRERILGSDNIDVSHPIIYRGAVYADNMEFEHCIKLWLHALQLRQKGNRNTHKDLLRFAQVFSQMIHLNEPVKAYDVENVLKCSVLEIERGMTRIQNPQELDAHSALENHECNLCTFLYLVCISTKTQCSEEEQSRINKQIYRLVHLDPRTREGSSLLHLAVDCSTPVDDFHTNDVCSFPSAPVAKLLIDCGANVNAIDNAGNTPLHLIVQYNRPISDFLTLHSIIIGLAEAGAHTDMTNKEKKTPLDRSTTGVAEILLKTQMKLSLKCLAARAVRLHNIKYQNQIPRTLEEFVEFH, encoded by the exons ATGCCTCTTGTTGTTTCCGGGAGAACTGACAGGAAGCGGGTATCTGCGGACTTCCTGCCAGCCGCGGTCCCGGGAATGGCCCTGGAAGGGCTGTCGGCTTACGTGTATAAGGCGGCGGCGGAGGGCCGGGTGCTGACCCTGGCCGCTCTGCTGCTCAACCGGACGGAGTCGGAGATCCGCACGCTGCTCGGCTCGGTCACCCAGCATGGCGGGCAGCGCTCCACTCCGCTCATCATCGCCGCCCGAAACGGGCACAGCAAGGTGGTACGGCTGCTGCTCGAGCACTACCGGGTGGATACTCAACAGACCGGCACCGTGCGATTCGATGG TTATGTCATCGATGGAGCAACAGCTCTTTGGTGTGCAGCTGGGGCAGGACATTATGAAGTTGTCAAACTATTAGTCAGCCATGGAGCTAATGTAAACCATACAACGGTCACCAACTCCACCCCACTACGGGCTGCCTGTTTCGATGGTAGACTTGATATTGTCCGGTTCCTGGTGGAAAACAAGGCAAACATTAGTATTGCCAACAAATATGACAACACGTGCCTAATGATTGCAGCTTATAAGGGCCACACGGATGTAGTTCGCTACCTTCTAGAACAAAATGCTGACCCTAATGCCAGAGCTCATTGTGGAGCCACAGCTTTGCACTTTGCTGCTGAAGCTGGACACTTGGACATTGTGCGAGAGCTTGTAAAGTGGAAGGCAGCCATGGTTGTAAATGGACACGGAATGACGCCTTTGAAGGTAGCAGCAGAAAGTTGTAAGGCAGAAGTTGTAGAGCTGCTTCTTGCACATTCTGATTGTGATCTTCAAAGCAGAGTGGAATCACTTGAACTCCTAGGAGCCTCCTTTGCCAATGACCGGGAAAACTATAATATCACCAAGACTTATCAATACTTGTACCTGGCAATGCTGGAACGTTTCAGAGATCCTGACAACATCCTCAACAAGGATGTTCTCCCTCCTATTACAGCCTATGGCATGAGAACAGAATGTCGCACCCCACGGGAGTTGGATGCTATACGCCACGATGCAGATGCATTACACATGGAAGGGCTTATTGTACGTGAGCGAATTCTTGGCTCCGATAACATTGATGTATCACACCCAATAATATATCGAGGTGCAGTGTATGCTGATAACATGGAATTTGAGCATTGCATTAAGCTCTGGCTGCATGCATTACAGCTGCGTCAAAAAGGAAACCGTAACACACACAAAGATTTGCTAAGGTTCGCTCAGGTCTTCTCGCAGATGATTCACCTAAATGAGCCTGTTAAAGCTTATGATGTGGAGAATGTGTTAAAGTGTAGCGTCCTTGAAATTGAACGTGGGATGACTCGAATTCAGAATCCACAAGAGCTTGATGCTCACTCTGCACTGGAAAACCATGAATGCAACCTTTGCACTTTTCTCTACCTCGTCTGTATTTCCACCAAAACACAGTGCTCGGAGGAAGAACAGTCCCGCATTAATAAGCAGATCTATCGACTGGTGCACCTTGACCCCCGCACCCGAGAAGGAAGCAGCCTTCTCCATCTAGCAGTTGACTGCAGCACTCCTGTAGATGATTTTCACACTAACGATGTTTGTAGCTTTCCCAGTGCCCCTGTAGCCAAGTTACTCATAGACTGCGGTGCAAATGTTAACGCCATAGACAATGCAGGGAACACCCCACTCCATCTGATTGTACAGTACAACCGTCCCATTAGCGACTTTCTTACATTGCATTCAATCATCATCGGCTTAGCAGAGGCTGGTGCTCACACAGACATGaccaacaaagaaaagaaaaccccATTGGACAGGAGCACAACAGGCGTAGCCGAGATCCTTCTAAAAACACAGATGAAGCTCAGCCTGAAGTGCCTGGCTGCTCGAGCTGTGCGATTGCACAATATTAAATACCAGAACCAAATTCCCAGAACACTTGAGGAATTTGTAGAATTTCATTAA